The Gouania willdenowi chromosome 3, fGouWil2.1, whole genome shotgun sequence genome includes the window ACCAAAGCTTTCAATCTTGTGAATTTGAGCTCTCAGGTCACTGTACTTGTAAAGACCGGCTGTCCTCCAACTCTGCTTACACTGATTCAATCCCATGATGGCATGAAAGCAACAGTGCACTTTGATGGTGACCTACAGTATCTGATAGTTTTCCTATACACAGAGGTTTCAAACAAGGCTGTGTGTTTGCGCCAACTTTTGTTTGGCCTATATTTCTCTCATGTTTTTAGGACAATTTACTGTAACCGCGACACAAATACGGGGGTGTCCCTACTATCACAGGGGGATGGTAACTACTTCAACTTCACCCGCTTTAAAGCTGGGACTCAGACTCAAAAGATCATAGTTAGAGAACTCCTGTACGCAGATGATGATGCTGTGTGCTTCATCTCCTGAACAGCTTCAAGTTCTGTTGAAGTGCTTTACTGACTCCTGTATAAAGTTTGGACTCACCAAGTCTGAAGAACACAGTGTATCGAAGTCAAAAGATACCCATCATTTCACCATAAAAGACACTGAGCTAGAGGATGTTGACAAGtttacatattttttgctcAACTCTTGTGAAGAACACCACCATTGATAATGAAATATCAATACAACTCGGTAAAGCAACATGCCTGGAAAAACAGACTCAGTATCGTACAAATGGTCAGGATGTATGAGGTGTCCTCCTGTATGAGGCGTCTTCCTGTAGGTATCGACCCCAGGAGTCCAAGCAATCTACGGTTCATACTTGGCAAAACCTGGAACAGCTTTCTTCAAGATTGAAGTTTGCCCAGCCGCACTGGACCGGCCATGTCAATTGATTGCCAAAACACCACGCACATCATTTCCTTTAAGGAGAACTACAAGAAGGAAGCTGTCATACTGGTAGACCAAGGCTGAGATTTAAAGATGTTTTCAGCCAGATCCAGGGGCGGGGCTCCAGGGGGTGCTGGGAGGGCGGCATGCCCCCGGATAGAAGGTAGGACTTAAGGGAGCCAGGCCTCTACCACGTCCCAGGGGAGCTAGAGAAGGTGGGTCCTAACATGACTTGTACCCAGAGGCGTCCAGAGTATAGGCACAGTCTGTTTAACAtcacccatcatgcagatttatacagggATTATAGAGACCCACTtcatgtgacgtatgcatactaaattaggtgcatgcgcgCGCAGGCTCGGTGCAAAACGTCAGAAGCGATCGTGTCAACGTAATcactgctgaggcgatggtgcacgggagcGAACAGAGCCCTAtttcagtctggatccagtaaaaagtgaccataaaaagctgaatatggactgatatgcagacgtgggacagtgaggaggagacttaatggaGAGATTGAAACTCAttcgttgaaactgatcagaatacgcaAAATACATGGAAACCTTCggtaacaggagtacagcagccgtcctacctgcccgttcatagCAAGTAGTAATAAAcatctagagacttaatgctttttagattttcttttgtatatacactgtgtttttctatcagatatttTCTGCACCAAGTATGCGCTCacacgtcagtcacgtgtctcatgtttgtccacattgaaatggGTCTATATGTTGTCCCActcattctccaagttaaaacGTATTAAAAACCAtatgaggagcacagtgggacaggagagactgagtggacttaCCATGATGTCTGTAGAGAATGAGAGATcaaagaaaatggacatacaAAGCATTATGGACAAGTTTGCAGAGCACAAGGCTCATCGTATGCCCTTCAAATAGTgatgagtatgtctatagtacttcatattaAATAGTGTTAGTGAACATGTGGGTCACTGTGttagttttactaaactttatatctACTGATACAGGCTTTGAGTTGAAATAGTTAAAGTGGATGTCAAAATAAAGTTGTCGCTATCAGTGGTGCTGAaatgctttgaatttgtgttgttttattattagtgaCCATGGAGtctgttgttctcttgttttgttatgtttcatgtccgtttgatggacttcaaaatgacatagtcgCTCTTTGTGGTGCGGAAGCTTGTAAGCCCCGCTGTtgtgggcatgtgtatgttgtaaaataatgttttcatgagctttattatttgggtttaaagggccAGATCTGAAAGACTTTGGCATTGAACCAGAATCCTGGACCTGGTCCAAAGATCATGATTAACTGGAGAGAAAAACTCTTGATGGTCGACTCAAAGATGTCAACAGAAACCTCATAAATCTCAGAGAAAGGCGCCTTAAACGCCACAGATGAAAGGGAAGAAGCCATACATTGTCATCCATGACATCCCTCATTTATCTTTATTGGGAGATACTTTACACTAACCAACAAAGGGAACTCATTACTTCACTTTAGGAACACtgcttctttctttttcttcggagtactaaataaataaatgaaggaatGCCACATATTCAGGGTTTCTGTGTTTAATGGATAATCAGATTGAGTAGTTTTGATGCTCTTAGTTAGCAGCAATGGTCTGGTCCATCCACGAACGCAGCTCGGTGACACGTGCATACACACCAGGCATTGTAGGAGTGCAGGTTCCACTGCCCCAGGACACGATTCCCACCAGGGTCCAGGCTCCAGCCTTCTGACACACCAGAGGACCACCAGAGTCGCCCTGAAAGCACAACGCCATAAATACGCAGCAGAGCTAGCTGGGCCGACCAGCTGCGTAGGAACACGTACCATGCAGGAGGAGGCACCAGAGGCACCAGCACAGATCATCAGGTTAGTGATCTTATTTCCCCAGTAACGACTGCACTGTTGGTTGGTCAGCAGAGGGAGGGCCGCCTGCTGCAGGAGAGCGGGGGTGTCTGGAGCTAAAGGCACACATACGATACAACACCAATCACATCTCTACTGTCCCATAAAGCAGAGAGTGCAGCTCTTACCATTGTGACGAGTCAGGCCCCAGCCAGAGGTGACACACCTCATACCCCCAGGATAGTTATCGCCTGTCTCCGCCACACACACTGGGGACACACGCATGTTGATGGTAGCAGGCGTGGCCAGCTTGATGAGCAGGATGTCGTTGTTGATGGTGTATCCGTTGTACTTAGGGTGTTTGAACACCTGAGGGACACACACTGTGCCGTCAGACACACACTAAGGAGGAGGTGACAAAAGACTAGCTAGAGACCTGAACAgcttctactgcaggttttcacacccaccccccagctcattagcatcagcccatcacctggactctgcccttcctgctccccctacttccccccctacctctccctctgtccccccacctgccctgaagatcaatgaaagagatgtgtgccagctattcaagaaacaaaagatcaaaaaggctccaggaccagacggagtatctccctcctgcctgaaagcctgtgctgagcagctggctcccatcttcacacggatcttcaacacatcactggagctgtgtgaagtacctcctgcttcaaaagttccagcatcatcccagtccccaagaaacctgccatcacaggacttaatgactatcgacccattgctctgacgtctgtagtcatgaagtcctttgagaggctggttctgagccacctgaaaaagatcacaggacccctgctggaccccctgcagtttgcctatcgggcaaacaggtctgtcgaggatgcagtcaa containing:
- the LOC114455284 gene encoding chymotrypsin A-like; amino-acid sequence: MAFVWIFFCLAFAGAAYGCGTPAIPPVITGYSRIVNGEEAVPHSWPWQVSLQDYTGFHFCGGSLINENWVVTAAHCNVRTSHRVILGEHDRSSNEEDIQVMKVGKVFKHPKYNGYTINNDILLIKLATPATINMRVSPVCVAETGDNYPGGMRCVTSGWGLTRHNAPDTPALLQQAALPLLTNQQCSRYWGNKITNLMICAGASGASSCMGDSGGPLVCQKAGAWTLVGIVSWGSGTCTPTMPGVYARVTELRSWMDQTIAAN